A single Loxodonta africana isolate mLoxAfr1 chromosome 24, mLoxAfr1.hap2, whole genome shotgun sequence DNA region contains:
- the EIF2S2 gene encoding eukaryotic translation initiation factor 2 subunit 2, whose product MSGDEMIFDPTMSKKKKKKKKPFMLDEEGDAQAEETQPSETKEVEPEPIEDKDIEADEEDSRKKDASDDLDDLNFFNQKKKKKKTKKIFDIDEAEEGIKDLKIESDVQEPAEPEDDLDIMLGNKKKKKKNVKFPDEDEILEKDEALEDEDSKKDDGISFSNQTGPAWAGSERDYTYEELLNRVFNIMREKNPDMVAGEKRKFVMKPPQVVRVGTKKTSFVNFTDICKLLHRQPKHLLAFLLAELGTSGSIDGNNQLVIKGRFQQKQIENVLRRYIKEYVTCHTCRSPDTILQKDTRLYFLQCETCHSRCSVASIKTGFQAVTGKRAQLRAKAN is encoded by the exons ATGTCCGGGGACGAG ATGATCTTTGATCCTACTATgagcaagaagaaaaagaaaaagaagaagcccTTTATGTTAGATGAGGAAGGGGATGCTCAGGCAGAAGAAACCCAGCCCTCTGAAACAAAAGAAGTGGAGCCAGAGCCAATTGAGGACAAAGATATAGAAGCTGATGAAGAAGACAGTAGGAAAAAAG ATGCTTCCGATGATCTAGATGACTTGAACTTTTttaatcaaaagaaaaagaagaaaaaaacaaaaaagatatttGATATTGATGAAGCCGAAGAAGGCATAAAG GATCTTAAGATTGAAAGTGATGTTCAAGAGCCAGCTGAACCAGAGGATGACCttgacattatgcttggcaataaaaagaagaaaaagaagaatgtcAAGTTCCCAGACGAGGATGAAATACTAGAGAAAGATGAAG CTTTAGAAgatgaagacagcaaaaaagaTGATGGTATCTCATTCAGTAACCAGACAGGCCCTGCTTGGGCAGGCTCAGAAAGAGACTACACATATGAGGAG CTACTGAATCGAGTGTTCAACATCATGAGGGAAAAGAATCCAGATATGGTTGCTGGAGAGAAAAGGAAATTTGTCATGAAACCTCCACAGGTTGTCAGAGTAGGAACCAAGAAAACTTCTTTTGTCAACTTTACAGATATCTGTAAACT ATTGCACCGTCAGCCCAAACATCTCCTTGCATTTTTATTGGCTGAATTGGGTACAAG tGGTTCTATAGATGGTAATAACCAACTTGTAATCAAAGGAAGATTCCAACAGAAACAGATAGAAAATGTTTTGAGAAGATATATCA AGGAATATGTCACCTGTCACACGTGCCGATCACCGGACACAATCCTACAGAAGGACACCCGACTTTATTTCTTACAGTGCGAAACTTGTCACTCTCGATGCTCAGTTGCCAGCATCAAAACCGGCTTCCAGGCTGTCACGGGCAAGCGAGCACAGCTCCGTGCCAAAGCTAACTAA